The DNA window CATGTTCTGTCGTCTCAAGGACTTCCGGCGGATCGCCACCCGTTACGACAAACGCGCCGACGTCTTCCTCTCCGGCGTGTTCTTGGCCGCCGCCGTAGTATGGTGGGCCAATTGAGTCCGGACCCTAGTGCCTGGGGAATTTGTTCTCGCACTCACTCACGAATCAATCACCGTACCTAACAACCTCATTGCGTTAGTTGAAGGCAGGAGCACCTATGCAAGGGTTGGTCTGAGCATGCACCAAACAGCGCCATGGATTCAGCCAGGATGGAGTGGGCCAATCGTACTAGAAATCGCAAATCATGGAAAAATTCCCATTAAATTAACGCCCCTGGTAGATCGCCCATGCCAAATCACGTTCTTTGAATTGAAATCGCCTATTCCATCTTCGTTAGCTTACGGTTCACGAAAAACTGATCGATATAAAGATCAAAAACATCCTCTACGGCATAAACGTTAACGGTCGTTTTAGCCTCGCTTTTGAACATGATTGAATCGACAAAATAGAAACGTCGCATCCATCCAAAGACCGCGTTTCGGTCAAGGTGGCACGGGAACGTCGGGTTCACGCGTTCATCGAATCGAAGAAGCCGGCGTTGTTCTTGGTTTCCTTGAGCTTGCCGAGCAGGAACTCCATCGCGTCCGACACGCCCATCGGCATCAGGATGCGGCGCAGCACCCACATTTTCGACAGCGTCGCCTTGTCGACCAGCAGCTCCTCCTTGCGGGTGCCCGACTTGGTGATGTCGATCGAGGGGAACGTGCGCTTGTCGGAAAGCTTGCGGTCGAGAATGATCTCCGAGTTGCCGGTGCCCTTGAACTCCTCGAAGATCACCTCGTCCATGCGCGAGCCGGTGTCGATCAGCGCGGTGGCGATGATGGTGAGCGAGCCGCCGTCCTCGATGTTGCGCGCGGCGCCGAAGAAGCGCTTCGGCCGTTGCAATGCGTTGGCGTCGACGCCGCCGGTCAGCACCTTGCCCGAGCTCGGCACCACCGTGTTGTAGGCGCGCGCGAGCCGGGTGATCGAATCGAGCAGGATCACCACATCACGCTTGTGCTCGACCAGGCGTTTGGCCTTTTCGATCACCATTTCCGCGACTGAAACGTGGCGGGTGGCCGGTTCGTCGAAGGTCGAGCTCACCACCTCGCCCTTGACCGAGCGGGCCATGTCGGTGACTTCCTCGGGCCGTTCGTCGATCAAGAGCACGATCAGATAGCACTCGGGATGGTTGGCGGCGATGGAGTGCGCCATGTTTTGCAACATCATCGTCTTGCCGGTGCGCGGCGGCGCAACGATCAGTCCGCGTTGGCCCTTGCCGATCGGCGTGATCAGGTCGAGCACGCGCGAGGTGAAATCCTTGGTTTTCGCTTCCTCGATCTCCATCTTGAGCCGCTGTTCGGGATAGAGCGGCGTCAGGTTGTCGAAGTTGATCCGGTGGCGGACGTTTTCCGGCGGCTCGAAGTTGATGGTGTTGACCTTCAAGAGCGCGAAGTAGCGCTCGCCGTCCTTGGGCGCGCGGATCTGGCCTTCGACCGTGTCGCCGGTGCGAAGCCCGAAGCGACGCACTTGGCTGGGGCTGACATAGATGTCGTCGGGGCCCGGCAAGTAGTTGGCCTGCGGGCTGCGCAGGAAGCCGAAGCCGTCCTGCAGAAGCTCGATCACGCCGTCGCCGAAGATCGCCACCTCGTTGTCGGCGAGCTGCTTCAGGATGGCGAACATCATGTCCTGGCGCCGGAGCGAACTCGCGTTCTCGATCTGGAGTTCCTCGGCGTAGGCGAGCAGTTCGGCGGGGGACTTGGCCTTAAGGTCTTTGAGATTCATGACGGAAACGAGGGCGTCGCGGTGCGGAAGAACGTCGGGGAGGAAAGGGGGGTCGGCGCGGGGGTTAGGAAGCGATAAAGCGAAGCGCGCCCGCTTTGGAGAGTGGCCCGAAAATCAGCGGCCTCTCAAAGGATTAGCGAAAGACGTGAAAGCTGTCAAACGGCGTTTTTCCCGGCCTCGCTCAAAACGGCTTGACCACGACGAAAATCACGATCGCGATCATCAGGACGGTCGGTATCTCGTTGACAACCCTATAGAAAACAGCAGGGCGGCGGTTGCGATCCTCGGCGAATTCGCGCCGGAAGCGCGCCATCAAGCCGTGCAGCGCGAAGAGCCCGAGAAGCGCGGCGCATTTGCCCCACCACCAGGGCGACGCCCAAACACCCGCGCCGACATGCATGAGCAGTATCGCGCCGAGCGCAAGCGACGCGATCATCGCCGGCGTCATGATCGCGCGCAGCAGGCGCCGCTCCATCGTTTTCAGCGTTTCCGACAATTCGGAGCCGGGCTTGGCGTCGGCGTGATAGACGAACAATCGCGGCAGGTAGAGCATTGCCGCCATCCACGCGATCACCGCGACGATGTGCAGCGCCTTGATCCAGAGATACGCGGCGGGCGACAGCGGAAACATGCGCTAGAGGCTATCAAGGCCGCGCCCGTTTGCACATCGGGCAAAACGATCTCCGCAGACGTTGCCGTCGCCCGGCCGGCATATGCCGGACGGTCCGTCGAGGGCGGCGCGCGCGAGGCGGGCCAGCCCGGCGACGAACGACGGATGCTCGGCCACTGTCGGCACCCGGATGTAGTCGGGAACGCCCGCTTCATTGGCGTGATGGCGGTATTCGATGTCGAGCTCGACCAGGGTTTCGGAATGCTCGGACACGAACGCGATCGGCACCACCACCACCGGCACGCGGTCGCGCCCAGCGCGATCGAGCTCCTCGCTGGTCGAGGGCCCGATCCATTCGAGCGGCCCGACCCGGCTTTGGTAGCAGACCACCCACGCGGACGATGCCAGTCCGAGCCACGCGGCGATCGCGCCGGCGGTCGCTTCCACCTGGCGGGGATAGGGATCGCCGCGCGCGATCACGCGTTTCGGCAATCCGTGGGCGGAAAACAGCACGCGCGGCGATCCGGCGTGGGCGGATTCGATCATCGCTTTCCGGGTCATTTCGGCGACGGCGGCGATGAAGCCTTCCTCGACCGGGTAACAGCAAACCGGATGCGTCGGCCGTTCGAGCCCCGCCGCCCGGGCGGCACGGCGCCAGTCCTTGAACGAGGATTCGGTCGTCGTGGTCGAATACTGGGGATAGAGGGGCAACAGAACGATCCGCTCGGGGTCGAACGCCTTGACCGCGCGCGCGACCTCGTCGCTCATCGGATGCCAGTAACGCATGCAAACGAACGCGCGCGCCTCGATGCCCCCGACTTTAAGCGCGGATTCGAGGGCGGCGGCCTGCCGGCGCGTGAAAGCAAGCAACGGGGACGAGCCGCCGAGCTTGGCGTAGATGTCGCGCGCGATGCGCGCGCGGCGCCCGGCGATCAGCTTGGCGAGCATCGGGCGGATCGGCCACGGCAGCGAGATGATCGCCGGATCGCCAAACAAATTGCGGAGAAACGGCTCGATCGCTTCGGGCCGGTCCGGCCCGCCCAGGTTGAACAGCACGACCGCAATACGTTTCATGCCGACCGATCCCGCCATTTCCGGATAATCGCCGCGAGCCTTTCGACGTGTTCGGGCGGGGTTTCGGGCAATATGCCGTGACCGAGGTTGAAAATATGCGCGCGCGAGCGAAATCCGTCCAGGATTCTGAGCGTTTCCGATTCCAACCGCGCGCCGCCCTCGACCAGGATTTTGTTGTCCAGATTGCCTTGCAGCGCGATCGGGGATGGGATGTGCGCCACCGCCCAGGCCGGCTCGACGGCACCGTCCAGACCGATGGCATCGACTCCGGTTTCGCGCCCGTAAAACGCGTACCGCGGACCCGCTTCGCGCGGAAATCCGATAATTGGAATTTGCGGGTGGCGTTCCTTGAGCCGGACGACGATCCGCCGGGTCGGTTCGATCACGTAACGGCGAAACTCGGCATCCTCGAGCCCGCCGGCCCAGCTGTCGAACAGCTGCACCGCCTCGGCGCCATGGTCGATCTGGCGGGAAAGATATTCGAACGTGTTGTCGGCCAGAAGTTCGAGCAGCGCGTCGCCGTCTTCCGGCCGGGAGCGAAACCAGGAACGAATCCGATCGCGCGTGCCGCCACCGCGACCTTCCACCATGTAGACCGCCACGGTCCACGGCGCGCCGGCGAAACCGACCAAGGCGACCTCGGACGGCAATTCCTTGGTTAGGCGACTCAAAGTTTCGTAAACGGGCAACAGTCGATGATGGATATTCCCGGGCTTGAGTCGAGTTATGTCAGCGGTCGAGGTGATCGGGTCCAGTATTGGACCCTCGTTTTCCCGAAATTCCAGTTTCTGTCCCAACGCGTCGGGAATGACCAGGATGTCGCTGAACAGTATGGCAGCATCCATGCCGAAACGGCGGACGGGTTGCAGCGTCGCTTCGACCGTCAACTCGGGTCTATAGCAAAAATCGAGAAAGTCCCTGGCCCGATTTCGCAGCTCGCGGTATTCGGGCAAATAACGACCCGCCTGGCGCATCAACCACCACGGCGGCGGAGTATGACGCTCGCCTTTAAGAACTTCGATGAACCGCTTAGACATAATTATCCACTGTAAGTCGAAGACTTCTAAATCATAGTAAGTAGATTATAGAAAGGTAGTTGTAGCAGTAGGGAAGGGGAAATCGGAGGATTATCGGATATCGACTCGTTTTCCAAACGTGAACCGATACCTGTTATTTTTAACGCCGGGTCGCATCGGATAAGTGTTCCGCGAAACGCAAAAAAACCCTTTGAATCTGGTATAATCCGGCAGTTTTCAAAACGCGGAAAACGTGCAGAACTTTGCCAATTTCCGGAGAATCCTTCAAGTTATACCGGTCGAGGATAACTTTTTCCCCGTTCGCGCTTCCTGTAGACTGAATCGCGCAATGCGATGGCAAGTCGCTTGTCGTGAATTGTCGACACCCTTGTCCACAGGGTTTTGCATGAAATCCGCCGGTTGCCGATGACCCAACTTCACGTGCATGTCGTTTCCGATTCCACCGGCGAAACCGCCGGTACTTACGCGCGCGCGGCGGTCACGCAATTCGAGGGCGTCGAGCTGCGTGAGCACCTTTGGGCCATGGTACGCACCGAGTCCGAATTGGATGAGGCGCTGGCCGGCATCCGCGCCAATCCGGGGTTCGTGATGTTCACGATCGTGGACGAAAAGCTTCGCACCCGTCTTGAACAAGGATGCCGGGAATTGCATGTGCCGAGCTTGGCCGTGCTCGATCCCGCGCTGGTGGCGTTGGGCGCCTTTCTCGGCGCGGAAACCAAGGCGCGACCGGGCGGCCAGCACGTCATGGACGCCGAATATTTCGCCCGCATCGAGGCGATGCAGTTCACTCTCGCCCACGACGACGGCCAATCGCCGCGTTCGCTCGACGGTGCCGACGTGATTTTGGTGGGCGTTTCGCGGACGTCGAAAACGCCGACCTGCATCTACCTCGCCCAACGCGGATTGAAGGCGGCCAACGTGCCCATGGTTCCCGGTTGTCCGCTGCCGCCGGAACTGACGAAAGTCAAACGAGCGCTGGTGGTCGGCCTGACCAAGGACCCGAAACGGCTGGTGCAGATCCGGCGCAACCGGCTTTTGCAATTGAACAAGGACCAGGACACCGATTACGTCGATCTGGAGAAAGTCGCCCGCGAGGTCAACGAAGCGCGCAAGCTGTTCGAGGCCAACGGCTGGCCGGTGATCGACGTGACCCGGCGTTCCATCGAGGAAACGGCGGCGAGCATCATTCAGCTTCATACCCGGCGCCGGGAAGAACAACTGGCCTAAGGCTGCAGGCCGATTATCCCGTTTCGCTATCATAACGATATGCAAAAAACCTTGATTTTGGCCTCCGCCAGTTCGGCTCGGCGGCGGGTGCTCGAAGGAGCGCAAGTCCCGTTCGTGCAAGAGACATCGGGTGTGGACGAGGCGGCCCTGAAAACGGCGCTCGGCGATCTCCCGGCCGGAGCCGTGGCCCAAGCGCTTGCCGTCGCCAAGGCCGAGGCCGTCTCCGCCCGTCGACCAAAAATGTGGGTGCTCGGCGCCGACCAGATGTTGGAATGCGAAGGACGCCTGTTCGCCAAGCCCCGCGACAAGGCCGAGGCCCGGGTTCAACTGGCGACGTTACGCGGGCGCATGCACCGCTTGGTGAACGGTCTCGCGCTGCTGCGGGACGGCACCGTTCTCTGGCGCTACGGCGACGAAGCGCGCCTTTGGATGCGCGATTTCCCGGACGAGTTTCTCGACGCCTATCTCGCCGATGCCGGCCCCGAGGTTCTGGAATCGGTCGGCGCTTACCGCCTGGAGGGAAAAGGGGCGCAACTTTTTTCCCGGATCGAGGGCGATTTCTTTTCCATCCTCGGGATGCCGTTGTTGCCGCTCCTTGAAGTCCTGCGCCGGGAAGGAATTCTCGCCTAGCGTCGCAATTGGCTTTAGACTGCCAGCGAGGGGTGAGACCGATGAACATCGGCGGAAAAACCAAAGTCGCGGGCGTCATGGGTTGGCCGGTCGGGCATTCGCTCTCGCCGCGTCTGCACGGCTATTGGCTCGAACGCCATCGGATCGACGGCGTGATGGTGCCGCTTCCAATTCGGCCCGAACATTTTGCCGAGGGCCTGAGGGCGCTGCCCAAGCTGGGTTTCGTCGGCGCGAGCGTCACGGTGCCGCATAAGGAAGCCGTCCTCGAAATCGCCGACGACATCGAGCCGCTCGCGCGCCGGGTCGGCGCGGCGAACATGATCGCGATCGGCGGCGACGGCCGCTTGTCCGCGCGCAATACCGACGTGCCCGGGTTTCTGAGCGCGCTGCGTGCCGGCGCGCCTTTTTGGCGCGCGGACCTGGGTCCGGCGACGGTGCTCGGCGCGGGCGGTGCCGCGCGCGCGGTCGTGGTCGCGCTGATCGATGCCGGCGTCGCCGAGGTGCGCGTCGTCAACCGGACGGCGGCGCGCGCCGAAGCCTTGGCCGAGGCGTTCGGCTCGAAAATACACCCCGTGCACTGGGAAAACCGCGCCGCCGCGCTCGCCGGCGCAGCGTTGCTGGTCAACGCTACGGTTCTCGGTATGGAAGGCGGCACGCCCCTCGACATCGATCTCGCGGCGTTGCCGGCGCGGGCCGTGGTGATGGATATTGTCTATGCACCGTTGGAAACGGCGCTGTTGGCCCAGGCCCGCGCGCGCGGACACACGCCCATCGACGGTCTCGGAATGTTGCTGCACCAGGCCCGGCCCGCGTTCGCGGCATGGTTTGGAATCGAACCCGAGGTGACGGCGGAACTGCGCGACTTCGTTCTCGCCGGGCGTGCGGGCGAATCCCCGCGCGCATGGGAAGATGCACCCCTACCGGGGCGCGCGAGCTGAACGGCCCCATGATCATCGTCGGTCTCACCGGCTCGGTCGCCATGGGCAAAACCACCGCGGCACGGGCGTTTCGTCGCTTAAAGGTCCCGGTACACGACGCCGACGCCGTCGTGCGGCGCCTTTTGGCGACCGACGAATCCGTGCACGCCCGGGTCGGCAAGATGTTTCCCGGGACCGTCAAGAACGGCGCCGTCGATCGGGCCGCGTTGGCCGCGCGGGTTTTTTCCGACCCGGGCGCCCTGCGCGCGCTGGAAGCCATCCTCCATCCCCTGGTGCGGCGCGAAACCCGCGCGTTTCTTGCCCGCGCCGCGCGCCGGCGGGAACGGCTGGTGGTGTTGGACATACCGCTGCTGTTCGAAACCAGAGGCGAGCGCGGCTGCGATTGCGTGGCGGTCGTTCACGCCCCGGATTTCATTCAAGCGAGGCGCTTCCTCGCGCGGCCGGGGATGGATCGCAACCGGCTCGCTGCCACGCGTGCGCGCCAGATGTCGGCGCGGGACAAGCTTCGGCGCGCCGACATGGCGATCCCGACCGGACTTAGCCGGGGCTTTTCCTTCCGCCGCGTCGCGGCTATGGTCGCGAAGCTTCGCGGCGCGCGCGGTGGGGGCGTTTGGAAACCCGGCTGGCCCCGCGGGAGATAATCCACGATGCGCGAGATCGTTCTGGATACCGAAACCACCGGCCTCGATCCGGCGCGCGGCGATCGGATCGTCGAGATCGGCTGCGTCGAGCTGGTGAATTACATTCCTACGGGAAACACGTTTCAAAGCTACGTCAATCCCGAACGCGACATTCCCGAAACGGCATTTGCGGTTCACGGCCTTTCGCGCGATTTTCTCGCGAAGCATCCCGTGTTCGCGGCGATTGCGGAGGAGTTCGTCGCGTTCATCGCCGATTCCCCGTTGATTATCCACAATGCCGCGTTCGACCTCGGATTCGTCAACGCGGAACTTGCGCGGCTCGAACGCGCGCCAGTGCTTTCGGCGCGCGCCGTGGACACGGTGCAACTTGCCCGGAGCAAGATTCCTCCCGGGGCGTCGGCCAGCCTCGATGCGCTTTGCGCTCGCTTCGGCATCGACACTTCGGGGCGCGCTCTGCACGGGGCGCTGAAGGACGCGCTGCTGCTGGCAGAGGTTTATCTCGAATTGATCGGCGGGCGACAGCCGGGGCTCGTCTTCGCCCAGATGGCGGCGCCGCGACGCGCGGCTTCGGCGCGGGCCGGGACGCCCGGCGCGCCGACGGCGCGCCCCCCCCGCGCGCACGCGCCGACCGACGGCGAGACGGCGGCGCACGCCGCCTTTCTCGCCAAATTCAAGGATCCGGTCTGGGGACGTTAAGGAAGACCTAGGAAGCCGGAGTCGCGGCCGCCCCCGCGCCTTGGCCCTGCTGCTTGGCTAATTCGGCTATGCGCGCCTGGTAAAGCGCGGCGAAGTCCATCATCCCCAGCATCAGCGGCGGAAAACCGCCGTCACGGGTGACATCGGCGAGGATGTTGCGCGCGAACGGGAACAAGAGACGCGGGCATTCGATCAGCAGAACCGGCTGCAAGTGTTCCTTGGGAACATTGACGGTGAACAAGCCGGCATAGGCGAGTTCGGCGATGAAACCGACCATATCGTCGACCTTGCATTCTGCCTTGATATGAATGGTTACTTCGTACGCGTTGGGCGGATCCTGGAAGGTTGTCGCCTGCACGTCGAGATTGACCGTGATCGTCGGCTGCGTCTTCTGCATGGCGAGGAAAGCCTTCGGCCCGTTCGGGGCCTCGAACGACAGATCCTTGATGTATTGGCTGTTAATCCCGAGCATGGGCTGTTGTCCGCCGGTTTGGGCGGCGTCGGGGCCGTTTCCGGGTTTGTCGGAGGGGTTCATGTGCGCGGTCCTTCCTCGGGACAGGAGTGGTTTTGGTGCGGCCGGGCCGCCGCGCGGGATCACGGCCTAGCATGGAACGGAGCGGGAAACAACGCCGTCAACCGTCCGGCGTCGCGGCCGGCATTGCCGCCGCGACCGCGCACGCCTATGTACTGTATCCGGAAGGCGCCGATGCCGCTGGCGGCGCAAAAGTCCGGATTTTCGTCCTGGCGGCGCGCGCCGCCGGGAGGTAGGGTAACCAAAAGGCTGGTATTCCGGCTGGATGCGCGACCGTCATGAGCAACGGATTTCAATTCATCGACATCATCTTTCTCGCCATGGTGGCGGTATTTCTGGCGTTGCGCTTGCGCAACGTGCTCGGCCGCCGCGACGGCCACGAAGGCGGCTACCGCGATCCGTTTTGTCCCGCGCCCGCGCCGGAACGGCGCGCGGATTCGCCCGCGAGCGATTCCGATAACGTCATCCGCCTGCCCAACCGCAGCGAAGAAGTGGAGGCCGCCGAGCGGATCGCCAAGGCCGCCCACGGCAACGCGACCCTTGCCGACGGTTTGACGCAGATCAAGCTCGCCGATCCCGGCTTCGATCCCGAAGCCTTCGCCAAGGGTGCGCGCGGCGCATTCGAAATGATTCTTGAGGCTTTCGCCAAGGGCAAGCTTGATGGCGTGAAACCGATCTTGAGCCCCGACGTCCTCGCCAACTTCGAACAAGCGGTCAAGGCGCGCCATGAAGCGGGCGAAACGCTCGAGAACACCCTGGTCGGCATTCGTTCGGCCGAAATAGCCGAAGCTTACATGGATGGCCGCAACGCGGTCGTCGCCGTCCGTTTCACCAGCGACCAGATCAACGTCACGCGCGACCGCGAAGGCCGGGTCGTTTCCGGCGATGCGTCGGCGGTGACGGCGGTCGTCGATTTGTGGACATTCCAGCGGGATACGCGCTCGCGCGATCCCAACTGGATACTGGTCGCGACCGAAAGCGTCGAATAAGGCCGCGATGCCGGGACGCGTCGCCGGCCATTTATTTTCCGCGATCCTGTTTCTCCTCGGAGCCTGCGCCGCGCCGCCGCCGCCCGCGCCCAAACTTCTGCTGACCGGCGTCGAATTCTTGGACCTCGCGGGCTGGTCCAACGACGCGGTCGGCGCCGCGATACCGGCGCTGCTGAAGTCGTGCGATCGGATCGGCAAGCTCGCGCCCGATAAGATTTTGGATTCGGCCAATCTGATGGGTCGCGCCCGCGATTGGCACGCACCATGCGCCGCCGCCCGCCGCGTAAGGTCGGAGGATTCCGCGTCCGCCCGCCGGTTTTTCGAAGCCGAATTTCGGGCTTTCCGCGCGAGCGACGCGGCCGGCGGCACGGGCTTCGCCACCGGCTATTACGAAGCGGAGCTCAGGGGGGCGCGCAAACCGGACGCGCGGTATCGCTTTCCCATTTACCGGCCGCCGCCCGGCCCGGTCGCTCATGATCGGGCAGCGATCGAAGCCGGCGCGCTCGCGGGCAAGGGCCTCGAAATCCTGTGGGTCGACGACGCCCGCGACGCGTTTTTTCTTCACGTCCAGGGTTCCGGCCGGGTGACGATGAACGACGGCACCGTGGTTCGGCTCGGCTTCGCCGGCCGCAACGACCACGCGTATACCGCCATCGGCCGTATCTTGGTCGAGCGCGGAATCATGGCCCGCGAGGACGTCACGATGAAGACCATCCGCGATTGGATCGCCGCCCACCCCGAGGATGGTGCCGCGCTGATGCGCGAAAACCGCTCGTACATCTTTTTTCGCGAACTTGTCGGCAAAGGCCCGCTCGGGGCCGAAGGGGTCGCCTTGACGCCCGAACGCAGCGCCGCGGTCGACCCGGCCCACCTGCCGTTCGGGTTGCCGCTTTACGTGGCAACCCGCGATCCGCTCGATCCATCCCGTCCGCTCCGCCGTCTGGTCGTGGCCCAAGACCAGGGCAGCGCCATCAAAGGTCCGCTCAGGGTCGATCTCTTTTTCGGCGCCGGAGCCAAGGCCGAAGCCCGCGCCGGGGCGCTCAAGCACCCGGCTGAGCTATTCGTGTTAAGACCGAAGGGACTTCCCGTTCCCTGAACTTGCCTTTGGGCCGGGCAAAAGCCAATCTTCCGGTCATGCCCGCATCACCCCCTCCAGCGCCAATCTCGCCCAAAGTCGGGTTGTTCGTTACATGCTTGGTCGACCTGATGCGCCCGAGCGTCGGCTTCGCCGCCGTCAAGTTGCTCGAGGACGCCGGCTGCCGGGTCGAAGTACCGTCGGCGCAGACCTGCTGCGGCCAGCCGGCGTGGAATTCCGGCGATTCCGCCGACGCCGCGACCGTCGCGCGCGGTCTGATCGCCGCCTTCGAGCCGTTCGACTACGTGGTCGCGCCGTCGGGCTCGTGCGCCGGGATGATTCGCGTCCATTATCCCGAGCTGTTCGCCGACGATCCGGACTGGGCGCCGCGCGCCCGCGCGCTCGCCGCCAAGACCCATGAACTGATCTCCTTTCTGGTCGACGTGCGCGGCCTGACCCGGGTCGCGGCGCGCTTGGCGGCGACGGCGACGTATCACGATTCCTGCTCGGGCTTGCGCGAACTCGGCGTCAAGCGCCAGCCGCGCGCGTTGCTCGCCACCGTCGCCGGCCTCGAACTGCGCGAGGGACGGGAAGCGGAAACCTGTTGCGGCTTCGGCGGGCTCTTTTGCGTCAAGTATCCGGACGTTTCGACGGGAATCGCGGACGTCAAAACGGCCGACATCGCCGCGACCGGTGCCGATTTGGTGCTCGGCGGCGATATGGGTTGTTTGATGAACATCGCCGGGCGCCTCAGGCGCCAGGGCTCTACCGCCGCCGTCCGCCATGTGGCCGAAGTGTTGGCGGACGTTACCGCCGTTCCGCCCATTGCCGGGACTTGAACGGCCATGGACAGCACCGCCCGCAGGTTCGAAGACAACGCCCGCACCGCGCTGGATTCGCCGACGCTGCAGGCCGCGCTCGCCAAGCTCGCC is part of the Rhodospirillales bacterium genome and encodes:
- a CDS encoding murein transglycosylase encodes the protein MPGRVAGHLFSAILFLLGACAAPPPPAPKLLLTGVEFLDLAGWSNDAVGAAIPALLKSCDRIGKLAPDKILDSANLMGRARDWHAPCAAARRVRSEDSASARRFFEAEFRAFRASDAAGGTGFATGYYEAELRGARKPDARYRFPIYRPPPGPVAHDRAAIEAGALAGKGLEILWVDDARDAFFLHVQGSGRVTMNDGTVVRLGFAGRNDHAYTAIGRILVERGIMAREDVTMKTIRDWIAAHPEDGAALMRENRSYIFFRELVGKGPLGAEGVALTPERSAAVDPAHLPFGLPLYVATRDPLDPSRPLRRLVVAQDQGSAIKGPLRVDLFFGAGAKAEARAGALKHPAELFVLRPKGLPVP
- a CDS encoding (Fe-S)-binding protein, whose translation is MPASPPPAPISPKVGLFVTCLVDLMRPSVGFAAVKLLEDAGCRVEVPSAQTCCGQPAWNSGDSADAATVARGLIAAFEPFDYVVAPSGSCAGMIRVHYPELFADDPDWAPRARALAAKTHELISFLVDVRGLTRVAARLAATATYHDSCSGLRELGVKRQPRALLATVAGLELREGREAETCCGFGGLFCVKYPDVSTGIADVKTADIAATGADLVLGGDMGCLMNIAGRLRRQGSTAAVRHVAEVLADVTAVPPIAGT